In Microcaecilia unicolor chromosome 1, aMicUni1.1, whole genome shotgun sequence, the following are encoded in one genomic region:
- the LOC115471375 gene encoding zinc finger protein 300-like isoform X1, which produces MSALVSDQASVTFKDVAAYFLEMEWDILGEWQKELYRKIIKEIHDILTSRGYSIVNPDVIFKIKKEDEKYFTQHFEQDGKENLNDPPKSLPIVTSVFSLSVKQEEDFPLMHRPESEMSEQTHPSVTSFYNVKPDVLIRFEQEGFGTEPQGPEDRGNLTTTGTYSQSYTAEPTVEILKMEEDPVSDQLEGEEEDTDTRSYDGFGNKSKRMRECDGHQREEWRHKDSPDPSFDCLEGTSRVILPSIKENIPKGERPNVYIEQERNSFHFANLKQDQRISGETLLQSAVFEEKFIGKSNLTGQKTINGEDKPFYCTEYGKYFTCSVNDTNFSQIFELRRHELINTRKKQIHKMNLKSTKLFKCSVCDKSFTQNNNLRIHGRIHIGGKLYKCPECDKSVHQKYTLTIHERIHTGEKPVNCSEYDNCFHSKSDIRKHERIHTGEKPFKCFEYDKRFTQSFTQKDHISIHEIIQNGEKRFKCSGCDKSFSRKDYLSIHERIHTGEKPYKCSRCDKSFSRKDSLRMHERIHTGEKPFKCTGCDKSFTRKNDLRIHERIHTGEKPFKCSECDKSFNRKDHLGLHERIHTGEKHFNCSKCDKSFS; this is translated from the exons GCATCAGTCACATTCAAGGATGTAGCTGCTTATTTTTTGGAAATGGAGTGGGACATTCTGGGAGAATGGCAAAAGGAGCTGTACAGGAAGatcatcaaggagattcatgatATCCTCACATCACGAG gttattcaattgttaatcctgatgttatattcaagattaaaaaggaagatgagaaatatttcactcaacactTTGAGCAGGATGGAAAAGAAAACCTGAATGACCCCCCCAAGA GCCTTCCGATTGTAACATCTGTATTCTCACTGagtgttaaacaagaggaagatttCCCCCTCATGCATCGTCCTGAATCAGAGATGTCTGAACAAACTCACCCTTCTGtaacaa GCTTCTACAATGTCAAGCCTGATGTTTTAATCAGATTTGAGCAAGAAGGATTTGGGACAGAACCTCAGGGACCCGAGGACAGAGGAAATCTGACCACCACCGGCACAT ACAGCCAAAGTTACACTGCTGAGCCTACAGTAGAGAtcctgaaaatggaagaagatCCTGTCAGTGACCAACTGGAAGGTGAAGAGGAGGATACTGATACCAGGAGCT ATGATGGGTTTGGGAACAAGAGTAAGAGAATGAGAGAGTGTGATGGGCATCAGAGGGAGGAATGGAGACACAAAGACAGCCCAGATCCTTCATTTGATTGTCTAGAAGGTACCAGTAGAGTAATACTTCCTAGCATAAAAGAAAATATCCCAAAAGGAGAGAGACCTAATGTATATATTGAACAAGAGAGGAATTCCTTCCACTTTGCAAATCTCAAGCAAGATCAGAGAATCAGTGGAGAAACACTTCTTCAGAGCGCTGTATTCGAGGAAAAGTTCATTGGGAAGTCAAACCTGACAGGACAAAAAACAATTAATGGAGAAGACAAGCCATTCTATTGTACTGAATATGGAAAATATTTTACATGTTCTGTAAATGATACAAACTTTAGTCAGATATTTGAACTGAGAAGACATGAATTAATCAACACAAGgaagaaacaaatacataaaatgaACCTCAAgagcacaaagctattcaaatgTTCAGTATGTGATAAAAgtttcactcaaaacaataaccttAGAATACATGGAAGAATCCACATTGGAGGAAAACTATATAAATgtcctgaatgtgataaaagcgtccatcagaaatatacactcacaattcatgaaagaatccacactggagaaaaacctgtTAACTGTTCTGAATACGATAATTGTTTCCATTCCAAATCAGATATAAGAaagcatgaaagaatccacactggagaaaaaccttttaaatgttttgaatatgATAAAAGGTTCACTCAAAGTTTCACTCAAAAAGATCATATCAGCATTCATGAAATAATCCAGAATGGAGAGAAACGGTTTAAATGTTCtggatgtgataaaagcttcagtcgaaAAGATTACCTCAgcattcatgaaagaatccacaccgGGGAGAAACCTTATAAATGTTCTagatgtgataaaagcttcagtcgaaAAGATAGCCTCAGAAtgcatgaaagaatccacactggagagaaaccTTTTAAATGTACtggatgtgataaaagcttcactcgGAAAAATGatctcagaattcatgaaagaatccacacaggggagaaaccttttaaatgttctgaatgtgataaaagtttcaaTCGAAAAGATCATCTTGGccttcatgaaagaatccacactggagagaaaCATTTTAACTGTTctaaatgtgataaaagctttagTTGA
- the LOC115471375 gene encoding zinc finger protein 300-like isoform X2, producing MEWDILGEWQKELYRKIIKEIHDILTSRGYSIVNPDVIFKIKKEDEKYFTQHFEQDGKENLNDPPKSLPIVTSVFSLSVKQEEDFPLMHRPESEMSEQTHPSVTSFYNVKPDVLIRFEQEGFGTEPQGPEDRGNLTTTGTYSQSYTAEPTVEILKMEEDPVSDQLEGEEEDTDTRSYDGFGNKSKRMRECDGHQREEWRHKDSPDPSFDCLEGTSRVILPSIKENIPKGERPNVYIEQERNSFHFANLKQDQRISGETLLQSAVFEEKFIGKSNLTGQKTINGEDKPFYCTEYGKYFTCSVNDTNFSQIFELRRHELINTRKKQIHKMNLKSTKLFKCSVCDKSFTQNNNLRIHGRIHIGGKLYKCPECDKSVHQKYTLTIHERIHTGEKPVNCSEYDNCFHSKSDIRKHERIHTGEKPFKCFEYDKRFTQSFTQKDHISIHEIIQNGEKRFKCSGCDKSFSRKDYLSIHERIHTGEKPYKCSRCDKSFSRKDSLRMHERIHTGEKPFKCTGCDKSFTRKNDLRIHERIHTGEKPFKCSECDKSFNRKDHLGLHERIHTGEKHFNCSKCDKSFS from the exons ATGGAGTGGGACATTCTGGGAGAATGGCAAAAGGAGCTGTACAGGAAGatcatcaaggagattcatgatATCCTCACATCACGAG gttattcaattgttaatcctgatgttatattcaagattaaaaaggaagatgagaaatatttcactcaacactTTGAGCAGGATGGAAAAGAAAACCTGAATGACCCCCCCAAGA GCCTTCCGATTGTAACATCTGTATTCTCACTGagtgttaaacaagaggaagatttCCCCCTCATGCATCGTCCTGAATCAGAGATGTCTGAACAAACTCACCCTTCTGtaacaa GCTTCTACAATGTCAAGCCTGATGTTTTAATCAGATTTGAGCAAGAAGGATTTGGGACAGAACCTCAGGGACCCGAGGACAGAGGAAATCTGACCACCACCGGCACAT ACAGCCAAAGTTACACTGCTGAGCCTACAGTAGAGAtcctgaaaatggaagaagatCCTGTCAGTGACCAACTGGAAGGTGAAGAGGAGGATACTGATACCAGGAGCT ATGATGGGTTTGGGAACAAGAGTAAGAGAATGAGAGAGTGTGATGGGCATCAGAGGGAGGAATGGAGACACAAAGACAGCCCAGATCCTTCATTTGATTGTCTAGAAGGTACCAGTAGAGTAATACTTCCTAGCATAAAAGAAAATATCCCAAAAGGAGAGAGACCTAATGTATATATTGAACAAGAGAGGAATTCCTTCCACTTTGCAAATCTCAAGCAAGATCAGAGAATCAGTGGAGAAACACTTCTTCAGAGCGCTGTATTCGAGGAAAAGTTCATTGGGAAGTCAAACCTGACAGGACAAAAAACAATTAATGGAGAAGACAAGCCATTCTATTGTACTGAATATGGAAAATATTTTACATGTTCTGTAAATGATACAAACTTTAGTCAGATATTTGAACTGAGAAGACATGAATTAATCAACACAAGgaagaaacaaatacataaaatgaACCTCAAgagcacaaagctattcaaatgTTCAGTATGTGATAAAAgtttcactcaaaacaataaccttAGAATACATGGAAGAATCCACATTGGAGGAAAACTATATAAATgtcctgaatgtgataaaagcgtccatcagaaatatacactcacaattcatgaaagaatccacactggagaaaaacctgtTAACTGTTCTGAATACGATAATTGTTTCCATTCCAAATCAGATATAAGAaagcatgaaagaatccacactggagaaaaaccttttaaatgttttgaatatgATAAAAGGTTCACTCAAAGTTTCACTCAAAAAGATCATATCAGCATTCATGAAATAATCCAGAATGGAGAGAAACGGTTTAAATGTTCtggatgtgataaaagcttcagtcgaaAAGATTACCTCAgcattcatgaaagaatccacaccgGGGAGAAACCTTATAAATGTTCTagatgtgataaaagcttcagtcgaaAAGATAGCCTCAGAAtgcatgaaagaatccacactggagagaaaccTTTTAAATGTACtggatgtgataaaagcttcactcgGAAAAATGatctcagaattcatgaaagaatccacacaggggagaaaccttttaaatgttctgaatgtgataaaagtttcaaTCGAAAAGATCATCTTGGccttcatgaaagaatccacactggagagaaaCATTTTAACTGTTctaaatgtgataaaagctttagTTGA